One segment of Streptomyces sp. XD-27 DNA contains the following:
- a CDS encoding cysteine hydrolase, with amino-acid sequence MSPDESDPLAGQLDPAACALLTVECQEGVVGPDSALPELAAEARRSGALGNVARLVMAAHEAGVQVLHAVAERRPDGRGRNRNAPLFHAAERLPVRQLTGSTAVRIAEPVPVSGDDLVVRRLHGLSPLAGTGVDALLRNLGCRTLVVTGVSANVAIPNTVFDAVNLGYTAVVPADAIAGVPADYTPAMVRHTLALVATVTTTDRIRARWRRSRRR; translated from the coding sequence ATGTCACCGGACGAGTCCGACCCACTCGCCGGACAGCTGGACCCCGCTGCCTGCGCGCTGCTGACCGTCGAGTGCCAGGAAGGCGTCGTCGGCCCGGACAGCGCGCTGCCGGAACTGGCCGCCGAAGCCCGCCGGTCCGGGGCGCTGGGGAACGTCGCCCGGCTGGTCATGGCCGCGCACGAGGCCGGTGTCCAGGTGCTGCACGCGGTCGCCGAGCGGCGACCGGACGGCCGCGGCCGCAACCGCAACGCTCCCTTGTTCCACGCCGCCGAGCGGCTGCCCGTTCGGCAGCTCACCGGCAGCACGGCGGTACGGATCGCCGAGCCGGTCCCGGTGTCCGGCGACGACCTGGTGGTGCGGCGGCTGCACGGGCTGTCCCCACTGGCCGGGACCGGGGTCGACGCGCTGCTGCGCAACCTGGGCTGCCGCACCCTGGTGGTCACCGGCGTCTCGGCGAACGTCGCCATCCCCAACACCGTGTTCGACGCCGTCAACCTCGGCTACACGGCCGTGGTCCCGGCGGATGCCATCGCCGGGGTGCCCGCCGACTACACCCCGGCAATGGTCCGGCACACCCTCGCCCTCGTCGCGACCGTCACCACCACCGACCGGATACGCGCCCGATGGAGGCGCTCCCGGCGGCGGTGA
- a CDS encoding Rieske (2Fe-2S) protein: MTERVRGEQGPTRRTVVAAVGAVGLAAALAACGDDGGSGDDGGSKTAGGELAKTSEIPEGGGKIFKDQMVVVTQPSKGKFKAFSAECTHLQCPVTEIAGGTINCPCHGSKFSIADGSVQHGPAKRPLPPAKVTVKGDAITLA, translated from the coding sequence ATGACGGAACGGGTTCGCGGCGAGCAGGGTCCCACCAGGCGCACCGTCGTCGCCGCGGTGGGCGCGGTGGGGCTGGCCGCCGCGCTCGCCGCCTGCGGTGACGATGGCGGGTCGGGCGACGACGGCGGGTCGAAGACCGCCGGTGGGGAACTGGCCAAGACCAGTGAGATCCCGGAGGGCGGCGGCAAGATCTTCAAGGATCAGATGGTCGTGGTGACGCAGCCGTCCAAGGGCAAGTTCAAGGCGTTCTCCGCGGAGTGCACCCACCTTCAGTGCCCGGTCACGGAGATCGCCGGCGGCACCATCAACTGCCCCTGCCACGGCAGCAAGTTCTCCATCGCGGACGGCAGTGTGCAGCATGGGCCCGCCAAGCGCCCGCTGCCGCCGGCCAAGGTCACCGTGAAGGGGGACGCCATCACCCTGGCCTGA
- a CDS encoding prolyl oligopeptidase family serine peptidase, translating into MKTSTGTAHAPGFPRQLARTRRLTLGVPRHFTVSPDGSRVLFLRTGGSGPLSALWAYEDGAERILADPRRLPGGGAVPQAELDRRERVRERSEGVVAYATDRDVRLAVFALGGALWAVRTDGGEPFPVPAAGPVTDPRPSPDGRRIAYVTGGALHVTELGGTDRRLAAPEGPEVTYGLAEFVAAEEIGRSRGHWWAPDGSALLVARVDPTPVRLWFLSDPADPAKPPRRLRYPVAGTANADVSLSVVTVDGRRTEVRWDRAAFEYLVAAVWDAHGLLIDVQSRDQRTLRTLAVDPATGETALVAERTDPAWVQIVPGTPARTASGALVRPWEDGGTRGLRIGEARTPAGLQVREVLGVDGERVLFLASEEPTEAHVWCHEPGRGFARLSEGPGVHRSAAGGGTVVLDSLTPDGPEATVMRAGAETARIACRAERPLVTPRPRYLRLGARELRSALYLPSWYEPGSGRLPVLLDPYGGAGTQLVLRARGWTSCLSQWFAEQGYAVLVTDGRGTPGRGPAWEKEIRGDRLGPPLEDQVDALHAAAEQWPDLDLTRVGIRGWSFGGALAAAAVLHRPDVFHAAVAGAAPTDRSLYDTHWEERFLGHPDKEPENYARSSLLGHVHKLRRPLLLIHGLADDNVAPAHMLRFSAELLAAGRPHTVLPLPGATHLPSDETVAENLLHFQLDFLNRSLTG; encoded by the coding sequence ATGAAGACCTCCACCGGCACGGCCCACGCCCCCGGCTTCCCCCGTCAGCTCGCCCGCACCCGGCGTTTGACGCTGGGGGTGCCGCGGCACTTCACCGTCTCCCCGGACGGCTCGCGGGTCCTGTTCCTGCGCACCGGCGGCAGCGGCCCGCTGAGCGCGCTGTGGGCGTACGAGGACGGCGCCGAGCGGATCCTCGCCGACCCGCGGCGGCTGCCGGGCGGCGGCGCGGTACCGCAGGCCGAGCTGGACCGCCGGGAGCGGGTCCGGGAGCGCTCGGAGGGGGTGGTGGCGTACGCGACCGACCGGGATGTCCGGCTCGCGGTGTTCGCTCTCGGCGGGGCCCTGTGGGCGGTGCGTACCGACGGCGGAGAGCCGTTCCCCGTTCCGGCCGCGGGGCCGGTGACCGATCCGCGCCCCTCCCCCGACGGGCGCCGCATCGCGTACGTCACCGGTGGCGCGCTGCATGTCACCGAGCTCGGCGGGACGGACCGGCGGCTGGCGGCGCCGGAGGGACCGGAGGTGACGTACGGCCTGGCGGAGTTCGTGGCGGCCGAGGAGATAGGCCGGTCGCGCGGCCACTGGTGGGCGCCGGACGGCAGCGCGCTGCTGGTCGCGCGGGTGGATCCGACGCCGGTACGGCTGTGGTTCCTCAGCGATCCCGCCGACCCCGCCAAGCCGCCCCGCAGGCTGCGCTATCCCGTCGCGGGCACCGCCAACGCCGACGTCTCGCTGTCCGTGGTGACGGTCGACGGCCGGCGCACCGAGGTCCGCTGGGACCGGGCGGCCTTCGAGTACCTGGTCGCCGCGGTCTGGGACGCGCACGGTCTGCTGATCGACGTACAGAGCCGCGACCAGCGCACGCTGCGCACCCTGGCGGTGGACCCGGCCACCGGGGAGACGGCCCTGGTGGCCGAGCGGACGGATCCCGCGTGGGTGCAGATCGTCCCCGGGACCCCGGCGCGCACCGCGTCGGGCGCGCTGGTGCGGCCCTGGGAGGACGGCGGCACGCGCGGGCTGCGGATCGGCGAGGCGCGCACCCCGGCCGGGCTCCAGGTGCGCGAGGTGCTAGGCGTCGACGGCGAGCGGGTGCTGTTCCTGGCGAGCGAGGAGCCGACCGAGGCGCATGTGTGGTGCCACGAACCGGGGCGCGGCTTCGCGCGACTCAGCGAGGGGCCGGGAGTGCACCGCTCGGCCGCGGGCGGCGGCACGGTCGTCCTGGACAGCCTCACCCCGGACGGCCCGGAGGCGACGGTGATGAGGGCGGGCGCCGAGACCGCCCGGATCGCCTGCCGCGCGGAGCGCCCGCTGGTCACCCCGCGCCCGCGGTACCTCCGGCTGGGTGCGCGCGAGCTGCGGTCCGCGCTCTACCTGCCGTCCTGGTACGAGCCGGGGTCCGGCCGGTTGCCGGTCCTGCTGGATCCGTACGGCGGCGCGGGCACCCAGCTCGTCCTGCGGGCCCGGGGCTGGACGTCGTGCCTGTCGCAGTGGTTCGCCGAGCAGGGGTACGCCGTGCTGGTCACCGACGGGCGCGGCACGCCCGGCCGGGGACCGGCCTGGGAGAAGGAGATCCGCGGCGATCGGCTCGGCCCGCCGCTGGAGGACCAGGTCGACGCCCTGCACGCGGCCGCCGAGCAGTGGCCCGACCTGGACCTGACGCGGGTGGGGATCCGCGGGTGGTCGTTCGGTGGGGCGCTCGCCGCGGCCGCCGTGCTGCACCGCCCGGACGTCTTCCACGCCGCCGTCGCCGGGGCCGCGCCGACCGACCGGAGCCTGTACGACACGCACTGGGAGGAGCGGTTCCTCGGCCACCCGGACAAGGAGCCGGAGAACTACGCCCGCTCGTCACTGCTCGGCCATGTCCACAAGCTGCGCCGTCCGCTGCTGCTCATCCACGGCCTGGCGGACGACAACGTGGCCCCCGCTCACATGCTGCGCTTCTCGGCCGAGCTGCTGGCGGCCGGGCGCCCGCACACCGTACTGCCGCTGCCGGGCGCCACCCATCTGCCGTCCGACGAGACCGTCGCGGAGAACCTGCTGCACTTCCAGCTCGATTTCCTCAACCGGTCGCTGACCGGTTGA